Proteins found in one Kwoniella bestiolae CBS 10118 chromosome 1, complete sequence genomic segment:
- a CDS encoding mitochondrial 37S ribosomal protein uS12m has translation MNATRSLLSLTSSFTRLALRPQIPLASSSRSVIPSVGREMRGFASSSRCEATIQQVLRGARKSSKRKSTVPLLDNCFQKKAVCAKVYTTKPRKPNSAVRKVARVKLSNGSMTTAYIPGEGHNLQEHSVVLVRGGGAKDLPGVRYKIIRGALDLNGVAGRISARSKFGVKKPKKS, from the exons ATGAACGCTACCCGATCGctactctccctcacctcGTCTTTCACAAGATTGGCCTTGCGACCGCAAATACCGctcgcttcttcttcaagatCGGTTATACCTTCTGtaggaagggagatgagggggttcgcttcttcctcgagaTGTGAAGCTACAATCCAGCAGG TCCTCCGAGGAGCCCGTAAATCCTCCAAACGAAAATCCACAGTCCCCCTCCTAGACAACTGTTTCCAGAAAAAAGCAGTCTGCGCCAAAGTGTACACCACCAAACCTCGTAAACCCAATTCAGCTGTCCGAAAAGTCGCCAGAGTAAAGTTGAGTAACGGGTCGATGACTACTGCGTATATACCTGGAGAGGGGCATAACCTGCAGGAACATAGTGTGGTACTGGTCAGGGGAGGTGGAGCAAAGGATTTACCTGGTGTTAGG TACAAGATCATCAGAGGTGCGTTGGATCTGAATGGTGTAGCTGGTAGAATCTCGGCGAGGTCGAAGTTTGGTG TCAAGAAGCCTAAGAAGTCATAG